ACTACAACTCAGCAAAATCTTGGTTCAGAAAATTTTAGCTCTTTAATATTATACCGAAACCAACAGAGTGGCGGAGTATAACTACTGTGAAGGGAGCAGCACCTGGTGGTCATCATCTGTTCCAAAATACCGATCCCCAAACTCTCCCATGCCAGGTATGACACGGAAATCTTCATTCAAACCAATTTCAATATCCGATGTCACGATCTTTATTTTTGGGAAGCTTTTGCAGACCACATGAATACCTTGAGGTGCCTGACAATAAAAGAGAGCATATATGTAAATCATTATCTACAAAATTATGGCAAGATATAGTGATATATCGAGGAACCACAAACATTAATAACTTACTGATATCAGATTGAGAAATATAATGTTGGACTCTGGTACACCCTTCTTTAAAAGTAGAGAAATTGCTTGAACAGCCGAATTACCTAAAGATGAAAtgttattcaaaatgaaaaatgaataacATCCTTATTATGCTAACAGTTGTTACGTGACTTAATAAGTCGCAGCTGACCGCTGACTGTTCATATGCTTATTTACACAATGTAAAATATTCAAACTAGGACTAAAAACCACcagaaaaaaaaacgatgagTATGCAAACCTGTGCCTAAGATAGGATCCAACAGCAATACATGTCTATCTGAGATATCCTTTGGCAACTTCTCATATATTAGCTGCTCAATAATCAAAGGATAAGTTAGTGACCCTGGAATGAAAAGACGCATAACCAAGCACACAGATGACGAACCTGTTGACCATTGTCACCCTCTCTGTGAATAAGAATTTTCCCAATTTTGATGCCTTTGCAGCATGCTCGTAAAGCATTTTCCATACTCTCGCCACTGAGATTGGattgtatattaaatttaaggACAGTTTCTTTTCTAAgcaattatttcttatttatctaaaattacATAATCATCGTAGGAACACATCAAACCAAGGAATAGgaaagaacatatttttgtcAATACCTCCGGATGATGGAGACACCACACAACCTCTTACAGAAATCCACGCCACTGTAAACCGATCCTGCATTAAAAGACAGTATTAATTGtaaccataaaaaaataagacatgAAACAAACTAGTTCTACTTTTTGAATGTTCTAAGGAGAATGTCAACTAAGAAGCAGCCACGAAAGTTTATCATTTTTAGTATGGAAATTAACATCATGAGCAGAACATGTCTCTCAACCGTACAATAACACGATACCCCCTTCGGTTCCCATTCTATGAAGCATCTATTAGACTCGGAATTCAGACTGTAGAAATGATATATAGCACTTCCAAGAGGTCCAACATAAGTTAGACATTTCTAAAACAAGGCTAGAAACATGTAGTCTATGTTCCTCCTCACTTTTGTGACAATGATACGGCAAGATTTTAGAAACCAGATATACAAAACAAGCACATCACCAACCGCACTTCCAAGTACAATGAGACGAGAATAATGCATCGTCAGAGGTCCATATAATACAAGCCAAGAAAATTATGATTGAAAAGAACAGCTTACCAGTTGGAGTGATTACTTGCTTTTCCGTAAATGGAAGATGCCCTAGGCCATGTTCTACAACCTTTTCAAGTGGGCAAAATTTCaccattaatgcataaagaaaaTGTCATGTCACCACTAAAATTAAGAGCAGCAAGTGAACCCCATTTACATACCAAACGAATCAAACGGTCAGAATAAAATACAAAGTCATGTTTCGTTGTTTGAGAATCACGAATCAGGGTATGCATACCCCGTATCTGCATCGAAGCAATTATCCTGATAATTCAGCCTCCAGTAGCAAAATCAAAATTTGGATCTCCAGCCAAATAGGGATGAttgaaaaaattcaacaaaagaaaaggGATACCTGAAAAGTAGACTGAATAACATATAAGCTAGGGTATATTTTACACAAGTCATGCTGCCCAAGCTTCATGCGGATATGCTGTACAATCAAATCAATAGCTACATGATTATCTCCTCCACGGGGTATAATGATATCGGCATACTTCTTGGTGGGAAGAATAAAGTCATCAAAAGCCGGCTTCACAAATTTAGAATACTGTATCAAGTATACAAGAATCAGTAactaacaatatatattaaattaaaaagggAATATAATAGCCTGCTTTAttaacaaaaccaaaaaaaaagatCATTAAAGATTGAATTTCACAAAAACTGAGTAATTACAAGTTTTCTAATCAATGAAATTGCGTAACAGTCTCTCAGCACCATGAACTAAAATAGCATATCCAGGTCTTGAAATGCAGTGAATGTAAGAAATACTAAGGCAAAgcttaaaaaaaagaagataatcaAAGTATGAAAATGGAAGTGCAAATGGTGTGGCTGGAGAGTAAGTACCTGATCGAGCACAGCTCCAATATCACGAGCATTGTCAGCAGTATCCCGTTTAATTCTTCTCGCCAAGCGAATATCAGCATCTGCACTGAACATTTCATAATGTTAAATGACAGAATAACTTCGTAGTGCAACAAagacataaaatataaaagtatgcATGTTTGTAAAATAGCGCCAGAAGGAAGACAAAGGAAATCGTTGATAAAAATagaaaccagtataaaaaggGTGTGGGAGGCGAAGATAGTGTCGATTAGCACGTGAGAAGAACATGAACAATTTTAGATAATGTGCAGAATATTCACTCTCCTATATCACAAAGTGAATTAGGAAGGGTGAAATTTAAGCCCACCGAACCAAAAGGAATGAATATGATAACAGAATCTACATGAAGTATGAAATATCAAAGCCACGGGAAACAAAATAATAGAATAGAGTACGCTATAAACATaatggaaataaaataataaaggacCTGTGTCGACAAATATCTTCATATTCATCAATGCCCGCACTCGTGGATCATGGAAAACAAGGATACCTTCCAAAATAATAACATCCGCCAGGTTTACCTGCAAAACAATTAAACCAACATAAAATGGAAGTGTGAAAAAAAATGTCTTCGATATAAATTTCAGTCTgctgaaaataataaaactgcAGAAGAAGCATATATACTGCATGATTTGGCAATCATTAGTAACCAAactattcaaattcaaataagaaCATCGCTGTCATTTCATCCTAATATATTTTTGCTTGATCTAtgcaaataaaataactattctTTAGCATGATACAAAAACTAAAAGTAGTGAACTATATCAGTCTTAGCCTGTTTTGTTAAGCATTTCAAGATCGTGGactaaaagttataaataaaaagaggaaaatatgatatACCCGTCTCGCTGGAAAAACACCAGTTTTGTAACCCTTAAAATCATACTTCGGAATATCTACTGCCTGGCCACGCTTCAACTTGTCCATGACACGTAGCAAATGCTCAGTATCAAAAGCTTCTGATGATACCAACAACATGAATTAGAAATAAAGTAGCTATATCAAGTCCAAGGACCATCGttcacatatataaaaaatataaacgtTTTTAAATTCGCTATCTTATCAGTTATTAGATGTATTATATTTACCATTACGAACTGGACTCAGCTACTAATTATGCTTTCTGGGTTCTCAAGTCTTGTATTATATGAACTTTTGTTCAACCTTTACAAAGCTCATGATGCATATAACACATTTAGTAACACTGCGACATGAATTTGCAGTGGCTTCACCAAGCATGCTCTTCTATAGGCTAAATTCGAGAATATTCTAGCTCTGAAACTTCGTGAAAACTTTATGTTCAAATCACTTAATTTTGAGGTAAATTATGATGTAAATCTTTCAAATGTTAATTTCCTGAAGCATTTTGAGAGTAAGAAAGCTGCAGTTGGTACTCACGAATGTAATGGATTTGTTCTGGTAGAAATTTAACTATCTATAGGGAACTATAAGACCAGACCCTTTATTATAATGTCTTAATGTAAAGAGCAAGTCACTAATTAATAAGGAGAGAGTAACCTTTTAAATTGAACTTACCAGGATGGTCAAAGTTGTAATCTTGTACTCTTATAAGTTGCTCCTCAGTCAAATTATGGTAAAATGAATCCTGTTGTAAAATGTAATTCATTTATTCCACTCAGCGTATTACAATAAGTGCAATAAAACGCATCAATCCTAATTCTTAAACATGAAACCTCAAAAACGTTAAAGACcaaaatacaaaaggaaaagtaaaatatgtgaataaataaataacttaaaaggTGAAGATCATCATTCAAGCAACTCACTTGAGTTgccataataaatattttatacttcatttaaattcaaatatcaGAAAAAGTTGACATAGGAAACTTAAATACAAacaaatctaaatatatattccTATTTAATATTCGTAAAACATCATTCTTTATATGGCTATTCTATTTTCATTGAAttgcttttatttattatatcaaattccaatggtttatttatatatatatatatatatatatatatatatatatatatatatatatatatatatatatatatatatatattttgaattgagagtaataaattaaatgatattaacTGACTTTCTTAATTAGTATGAAATTAATTGtgtttattcatttttctcacTGTAAGCAATTTTTTTCCAATCCGCCAAGTCGACAAATTTTCCTAAAATGACCCCAAAATTTGACcgttcttttatattatattattgatattcactttaatttataataattttatgtcattagttagaataaaaaataaatatataattttttacttacacaaatttttatttcaaaatttaaaatggaaGAGGAAAGAccgaaaaaaattatatatatatatatatattagtttctattaattactttttataatcatgaaaaaaataatgtgaactataataattctaacaataaaatgaattttaaattaatcacaaCTTTAAAAAAACGTGAagtatattatgaaaatataaattattttaaatgattaataaacataaattaattttaaataaaaataaattaccttttattataaatatatactaatacttaatattatgaaattaattagaCCCCATTAAAAAGTAGAAAGCACTATTGCTTTATATACCAAATAAGCTTTGTTTCTAACCCATGAAAATTGCCTTGCAAATTAGACATTAATAATGACAGAAGAACACCTACATTGGAGATGCCGTGATTGtaaaaaatgttagaaaacATATCCGAAGAACTTTTCAATGTAAGACTTCTGTTAGTAACAAAATCATTGATATTGTTAAGGAAATTGAGGGAGAAAAGCATACATGTTCATGATAAAAGAGGTGATGAGAACAACACAATATTGGTGCCCAACAGAATGTCAACATTGAATTGAAAATAGTACAGAACAAAGATGATAAAAACAATCAGTTCAAAATATTTTGGGATATCACTGGGACAATATGACCGAACAAAATACTGAGGAATTCAAATATAGGAGGATACAGGGTGCTAACAAGTTATAAGGCTTGAAGCATAAACTGAAAACCACTGGCTGTTTTCCGTAAATATGTTTGAGTCACATActtaaatacttataaattatcaatCTAATCATCACTAagtatgtataaaaaaattcactcCATTTTTTCCCTATCTTTTATTGTGTCTTTTCTATCTCTATCATTTATCACATccatttctattttcttcttatttattCCTTCTGTTCGAATTCAAAATGCAATGGACTCTTCGTATTTATAGAATATAAATACCTGATTAACAAGTACAACTCGTTGGTCATGAAGCTGCTGAATAATCAAATCACAAACTGATGTCTTACCGGATGCTGCTCCACCAGCAACACCTGTCACATGCACAATCGAAAAAGTAAATAGAAAAGGAATTAGAATCATAGATGCCTAATAAAAATTGCTAAGATGTGAAAACGAGACATCCATAGCTGTCGAGATCTTATTTTCAAAGCTCCTGCTTCTGACAttgaaacaaagaaaatttcaatattAACTAAGCGAATTTGCCGGAAGCTCTAATTTATATGGTTAGGGGTTACGTGTGTGAGGTAGACCCAGTTTCAAAACTGTAGACTTACAAAGTAACAGGAATAATCAGGAGATGGTGTAAGAACCTAGAGTATGTTcattttggataaatttttcCCCAAATAATTACTAgagaggaaaaataaataagactaaaattagtttatgcataaatcaaaagtaaaatttttagaaattgACATAAAGTGTCAAGTATGATGACTCTGATTTCTTTTTCTCACAACCAATATGAATTGAGTTGGTGGTAGTTTATCTTTCACAATCAGATAAACTTCTGTTTCAAGAAAGGCCGTTGCTCTAACCTAAAACAAAATTGTAATGAAGTATGATGTCTTCAAAGGTAATATTGTTCTTCTTCTTAAAGCTAAAGGCTTTGGAATCATTTGCTAATGCAGGAGGAAAAGAAAGACTGGTGATATTCCTCTGTCTTAACAGAACACCACAATTCACATCTGGGGTCTAGAGCCTCAGTTTATAGTAACCAAAATCCTTAGTATAACTACACTATTGTACATTAGATGAGGTCCAGAAAAAAAGACAAAGTTTAATGTAAGAAGTACCCACGTTGATTTCCATGACACAAATAGACAAATATATGATGTTATGACTGCATAGGTAGCTTGTCATGGAAAAACATACCTATCACAAAAGGTTGTTTGTTCATGTCAGTTGCAGAAGTAGTCGGTTGCTCTGTGTTTCTTTGCTCTATGCCATCCATGTAAACTCCAGAAAAGTGAACCTCAGATGAAGACTCCATTAAATCCACAACTGACTTAGTTCCCATAGGCAAAGAcctggaaaaataaaatgtaaaacaaaCACTCAATAAAAGACAGAAAAATATGAGTAGtaataatcataatatcaaTAATAGTTTTTACAGCTTTCAAACGTATGTGGCTGATTGAATCAATCAAGGCAACCATTTCACCATAACAGCAATGCTTAAGATAGATTCACCCTTGGGGATGAAGTTCATTCAAACCTTCTAAAGGATGATTTCAGTACACCATACAAGACCTTAACAATTGCCACTTCCTAAAGCGTTATACGTATAAATAATCAGAAAAGCGTTATTATATTTTCCTGAACTGAACTAAAGGACAAAAGAAGTATTTAGAAATTTCGTTCTGTCCATGGCATGAtctatcaaataaataataacgaTTCAGGCCATCATCAACATCAGACACTTCCATCCGATCCGATGGAcaaaaaaaacatgattccatCACCATGCGGTGCACGTAACAACCAGTCCAACCaaagagagagacagagaggTTTCAAGGCTTATACATTTGCGtgcaacaaaacaaaaaagaaaacagataaATTAAACGCGGTTCAGTTAGAAGGAAGGTAATCGCTGCCATTGTAGTACGAAGACAGAGAACGCAGCCATGAATGAACGAATGCAGTTTTTTTCTGAGTTAAGAAATCCAGATCCAGACAAAAGGAGAAACAAAATGCGGAGAGGATCGAAATAGTGAAACAGTGAAAACGTACCTTTGAAGTGAAAGAATTGTAGGAAGACGAAAGAGGAACGGAGcgaaagaaagaaaaacgaaAGAAAGGGGAAATAAATATATAGCAGCATACGGTGGAGCTGCCTTTTCACCTTTTTTTATCGTGCTGTTGGTATTATATATAGTGACGTCGATTGAAGCCATAAACAGAAAGAGATAAAGAAATCTTGATTTCCGGCTCCActtcaaattaaattgaaaataacatcaaaatatatgtaattaattccaaaaagaaaaaatatttattccaTTAAATGTTTTCATAATTgctattgaaaatatattaaatattaaaattgattgcATTTTTGTCTTCCCTTGGTAATGGTGTAAATTTGTTTTGTCAAATTTTAAGGCATTCTCTAATTAATAAATTCTTAATATCCTATTAATGTGTGTTTAGGTTTTGATGATTGTGATGATGTAAGGTAGTGATAACATATTAATTAttagattaatatatttttgaaaaatgtgtTACGCAGAAGAATTGAGATGAGACAGAAGAGTGTGGTTGGTTAGTGGGTCTGTGTTATGTAGAGTTAAAAGTGGAGAAAAGTCTCTAATATGAGGACCCCACAACACAAGTATTAGGTGTTGTGCTGTCACCGAAATTTTTAGCATCCAATTTCATTTGGCACTGAATCTCATGGGTCTACCAACCTTCCTTCTTTCTACAACTTTCATtcactgtttttattttacaattattttctaatatcaaatttggtttttattaatataagtatattttcttagaaaataatactttaaaaagAAACCGATGAATCAAGATCagatatttttttagaatgtACACGTTTATTTTCAGGTTAAATATATGTTTcgtttttaaaatgttataatagatttgttttgttttttatatgataaacgAAAATTTACATCACTATGTCATAtgctaaaaattatattttacatatggTAGGATTAAAAACTAGTCtgaaattaataaatgtttttataaaataacttttaattatttttgttgaaaatcTCACATCGATTAtaaataagatcaatttataatatataaatggatgcAAATCTTACCTTACAAGCATGTATGATTGAattaaagttcatttcttaacatggtatcataGCCAAGTTAGAGTCTATCTTAGTAAGATTTGTATGGACATATTATTTCACTCATATCGGACCATTAAGGCCAATAGAAGGAcaagattataaataaaaaagattcagttcagttttattttataaaaatcaccacttttaaaaaaaatctcaagtCTTATTCGACTTTTTTTCTAGAATTTTAATTCCTCTCTTTATCttttaggctttgttcacttaaatggagttgggggagagtgattgagggaatttgaaggtaaatttttttgttgtttatttgagtgaatttggaggtaaatgagagtggatttgaaagtaatttttttaatttgtcatggcaatcaaatcctacactaattctcataaactttacttccaaattcactctcacttacctccaaattcactcaaataaacaacaacaaaaatttaccttcaaatcccctcaatcactcttctccaaatttattcaagtgaacaaagtctTAGAgtataatatcataaaaatgatattGATAGAGAATTCTACTCATTTATCTTATCAAAGTTAATAAGAGAATAAGTTCGCTTTTGTCTATTTTTGAGGTTTTGAGTTACATGTGATctttagtttaatatatatatatatatatatatatataactcaaaataaatcttattttttttatgatcataataatatatttatatttataattgaagtTTTGTTTGTATAGTTAGATTATATTGTGGGAAATAAAACGTTAAGGAGTAATTTTGAGCCAAAgagtgatttttttaaatataagagaagcttattatttttattttgttcaagtCCAAATTTGTGTATGTGAActgaataaatttttaattggcTTGTGATATAAGATGCAATAAGTTAATGGGTGTTTCTCTCTCCACCACCCGAAGTGCTCATGCACcttttcactattttcttttattctaaaaatgcTCTACATCttcccactattttcttttattccaaaaataccctacacttCCCCACTATATTCAagatctttctctttctctctccatattaatggagcattcacatggctcagatttaaacttgtgatatattgcaaaattttatttacactttcccttaaataagtttgattcaatcttattttcactgttcaatatatatatttttttcaaattacttaataaatggtaaaattttgttctaaatttttagaaaaatgtttatatatatgtgtttttttttacatttaatatctataatttttaacattatattatgttttaacttaccgacatgtttgactcaaataacttgaataaagtatttaatttattagataaataatataaaaatattattaaatactaatataaaagaaaagttatttattaaagatttggaatttatttagttttttcgtcattataaagttagtatataataataataataataatatattatttactattaatattattatgtttattagtttgtatttgcatctaacttttaagtttataaaatgagagtggtagaagcactaatattgaagtttcctctgaatattatattttggaatATATCATAAGTTTAAATCACAACATTaatatagagagagaaagaaaaatattgttgaGAATACTAGAAAGGtatagggtatttttggaataaaaaaatagtgaaaaggtgtaaaatatttttaaaataaaaaaaagtagtgGAAAGGTGCAGGaagtggtggagggagcaataCCCTgacttaattgattaataaCTTATGTCcgtgttttgaattttgatgaaACGTTGGGCGCTGGCTTATTGGCACAGGAAGCCAATAAGCTGACATTAAGAGGTGGTTCTTGAACCCGAGTGTTAGACACGGGTATTTggagaatatttttttttttcaaaagtaataatttaaaaaaaatgtaagcatatattacatttattgcTATTttcgttattattattatatttgatttttctacGAAAAATAAAATCCTAGCAACcaattattcttataaaaaacaCATCAACATATAATAAACCACATTTACATCTCAGGCTAATTCTTCTACTTTgtacattaataattaaataagttttattccAATTATAAAAGTgcattatcatttttaaatgtattaattgttattttttattgtcttcATTTATTGTGGAGTTTATTAGTGggatttttactttttctacaAATcttaatgtatttaattttttttatcaaaatataaataattgtgttGATTAGAAAAAATGTCTTTATGACTAAGAATAATGTCGTtaaacataaaaggaaaaaaaatgaagaatgaaTGTGTTCTTCTATGAAACTGAGTTGTTCTACAAGATCTTATATGTCCCTACTTCACTATTTGGTATGTTCTTATTTCATTGTCCGAGATGAATATATTTCATCCTTGAGTGAATCAGAAGGGATGGGATGCCTGCAAACACTCTAACACTCAAGTCAGTTAATATGATATAGGTAACTCGGTTATTAGAATACGATTGGAGATGAATCTTAACCTAGAGGTAAGTCACCTTTATATGTCTTATTATTTGGGTTTTTACCTCATTGGGCTAGTTGTATCTATATTAGGAATGTAACCTATTTTAGGGAGGTTTAGATTCAACAATAATGTCATATGGTAATGTTAGATTGAAGTATTACACCTTAGAGAAACTGAGATGAGATATTGACGGTCCAAGTTTGACATGATCTCAATTCGCATATGACTATTATAATTGTGAATTGGATGATCTCGGTCCTACGCAGTACCCTAGTGTTTACACGGTTTCAGATGAAAGGAAGAATACCCATTGATAcatatcaacaacaaaaaacGTGGATATAGTGGATATATAATtactaacaaatatttattgatagaTGTATAGTATGACGTCCAGTCAATCTAAGAATCAGGCGATCATCTAGCCCACAGTCCCATGTGAGTTGGTCGGGAAATCGAATAGTCGAACTAAAAAGCAGACTTAATGTTAAGGATAGTTGTATTAATCCTTAGCTAGACCATTGTAATTAGGTCGATAATAATCAGAAGCTCCtcccaaaatctataaatacaaatttgtgATATTTATGTAGTGAGTTACATTGATTACACATTGATTGTTAGCATTATCGGATGTTCACTGACTTTAACATTATAGTATCTTTTGCTGGTTCGATCGAACGACAACTAGTATGAAGTGAAAGAATAACTTTATATCGAGCTTAGAGTTTGAAGACTGTTTGAATTAGTAGATTTGATCTCGACCCTTTAAACAgaaataatagattttttttgtcgataaaataaaaaattatt
This window of the Vigna angularis cultivar LongXiaoDou No.4 chromosome 7, ASM1680809v1, whole genome shotgun sequence genome carries:
- the LOC108336278 gene encoding uridine kinase-like protein 4 produces the protein MASIDVTIYNTNSTIKKGEKAAPPYAAIYLFPLSFVFLSFAPFLFRLPTILSLQRSLPMGTKSVVDLMESSSEVHFSGVYMDGIEQRNTEQPTTSATDMNKQPFVIGVAGGAASGKTSVCDLIIQQLHDQRVVLVNQDSFYHNLTEEQLIRVQDYNFDHPEAFDTEHLLRVMDKLKRGQAVDIPKYDFKGYKTGVFPARRVNLADVIILEGILVFHDPRVRALMNMKIFVDTDADIRLARRIKRDTADNARDIGAVLDQYSKFVKPAFDDFILPTKKYADIIIPRGGDNHVAIDLIVQHIRMKLGQHDLCKIYPSLYVIQSTFQIRGMHTLIRDSQTTKHDFVFYSDRLIRLVVEHGLGHLPFTEKQVITPTGSVYSGVDFCKRLCGVSIIRSGESMENALRACCKGIKIGKILIHREGDNGQQLIYEKLPKDISDRHVLLLDPILGTGNSAVQAISLLLKKGVPESNIIFLNLISAPQGIHVVCKSFPKIKIVTSDIEIGLNEDFRVIPGMGEFGDRYFGTDDDHQVLLPSQ